From Hallerella porci:
AAAAAAACGAAAGCGCCACAAAGACGCTTTCGCCATTTCAAATTACATCTTCACCGAAGCTTTGTTCATGTACTTCTTAATCTTCTTGTCGCCAATCCAAACGGTTTTGTGTGTTTGAATGTCAACGAGTTGAAGGTCGATTTGATAGAAGACAACTTGTTCGCCGCCTTCTTGGTCCACGATAGAATTCAAGCTGCCGGTGAGCATCAAATCCGCACCGATTTCTTGACCCGCTTCCTTGCGAGTTTCTTCGGTAGCGTTACCCGATTGGCTAGCGAGTTCTGCGCGGAGTTCGCCGCGTTCTTCAGCGTTTGCCACGAAGTCCACTTTACCGCTATTGATGAGAGCGCGTTCCATATCCTTGATGAAAGTTTCCACGTTAATGTGTTCGTGGCTCTTGTTGCGGACAGATCCAATCACAACCGTCGGAAGTTCACCGTTTTTACCCTGCAAAAGTTTATTGTACCAAGGACGAGCGATGCAATCCTGAATCATTTCTTCTGCAACCAAACGGGAGTCCGTATCATTCCACTTACCCGAAAGATCCACCACAGAATCCGATTCGATGCGGGTGACTTTTTTACCGCCCGAGCATGCAACCAAAGCAAATGCAGCAAAGCAGAGGATCGAAAGACGAAGCACTTTAGACATTTTGTACCTTCTTTTGAATTTTTGAATGTTTGTTTTTAATATAGAAAACCTTTCCCCGCTCGTATTCCAATTTTAACATCTTATCGGATAAAGCGTAAAACCCTAGTTTCGCACTTTC
This genomic window contains:
- a CDS encoding penicillin-binding protein activator LpoB, coding for MSKVLRLSILCFAAFALVACSGGKKVTRIESDSVVDLSGKWNDTDSRLVAEEMIQDCIARPWYNKLLQGKNGELPTVVIGSVRNKSHEHINVETFIKDMERALINSGKVDFVANAEERGELRAELASQSGNATEETRKEAGQEIGADLMLTGSLNSIVDQEGGEQVVFYQIDLQLVDIQTHKTVWIGDKKIKKYMNKASVKM